The Arcobacter sp. CECT 8986 DNA window TTAACGCAAGATCCAAATGCAAACATTATTAAATTACCTAATATATCTGCATCAATTCCACAATTAAAAGCAGCAATTAAAGAACTTCAAGAAAATGGATACAATGTACCTAATTATGACGAAAGTGAAGAAATTACTGCAAGATATGCAAAAATTCTTGGTTCTGCTGTTAACCCTGTTTTAAGAGAAGGGAACTCAGATAGAAGAGCACCAAGTGCTGTTAAAAACTATGCAAAAAACAACCCTCACAGAATGGGTGAATGGAAAAAAGATAGTAAAACTAAAGTTGCACATATGAATGATGGTGACTTCTATGGTTCTGAAGTTTCTACTACTTTAGAAAAAGAAGATAACTTCAAAATTACATTCGTTGGTAATAACGGTGAAGAAAAAGTATTAAAAGATTCATTAAAATTAGAAGCAAAAGAAGTTGTTGATGCAACAAAAATGAGCGCTTCTGCACTTCAAGACTTTTATGCTAAGACAATAGAAGAAGCAAAGAAGAGTGATACTTTATTATCATTACATCTTAAAGCTACTATGATGAAAGTTTCTGACCCAATTATGTTTGGATTTGCTGTAAAAGTATTTTTCAAAGATTTAATTGAAAAACACTCTGCACTATTTGATGAGTTAGGAGTTAACTTCAATAATGGTTTAGGTGATTTATATTCAAAATTAGACCAAGTAGATGCTGCTAAAAAAGCAGAAATTGAAGCTGATATTGCTGAAATCTACAAAAAACAACCAAGACTTGCAATGGTAAACTCTGATAAAGGAATTACTAACTTACACGTACCTTCAGATGTTATTATTGATGCTTCTATGCCAGCTATGATTAAAGGTGGTGGTAAAATGTGGAATGCAGACAATAAAGAAGAAGATACAATTGCTATGATTCCAGATAGATGTTATGCTACTACATATCAAGCTGTAATTGAAGATTGTAAAGAAAATGGTGCATTAGACCCAAGAACTATGGGAACAGTACCAAATGTTGGACTTATGGCTAAAAAAGCTGAAGAGTATGGTTCACATGATAAAACTTTCCAAGCTTCTGGTGATGGTAAAATTGTTGTTACTAACCAAGCTGGTGAAACAGTATTTAGTTTAGATGTTGATAAAGGTGACATTTTCAGAATGTGCCAAGCTAAAGATGCACCAATTAAAGATTGGGTTAAATTAGCAGTAACAAGAGCAAGATTATCAGATACTCCAGCAATTTTCTGGTTAGATGAAAATAGAGCTCATGATGCAGAACTTATCAAAAAAGTAAACTTATACTTAAAAGACCATGATTTAACAGGTCTTGATATTTCTATTATGAATCCACTTGATGCAACTAAAAAATCATTAGAAAGAATGAGAAAAGGTCTTGATACTATTTCTGTAACTGGAAATGTTTTAAGAGATTATAATACTGACTTATTCCCAATTTTAGAGCTTGGAACTTCAGCTAAAATGCTTTCAATTGTTCCATTAATGCAAGGTGGAGGATTATTTGAAACTGGTGCAGGAGGAAGTGCTCCTAAACACGTTCAACAATTCTTAGAAGAGTCATACTTAAGATGGGATTCTTTAGGTGAATTTATGGCATTATCTGCTTCTTTTGAACACTTAGCAAATACTCAAAACAATGAAAAAGCTAGAGTATTATCTACAACTTTAGATAAAGCTACGGGAACATTCTTAGAAAATGACAAATCACCAGCAAGAAAACTAGGTTCTATTGATAATAGAGGTAGTCACTTCTACTTAACTTTATATTGGGCACAAGAATTAGCTGCTCAAAATGATGATGCTGAACTTAAAGCAGAATTTGAAAAAGTTGCAGAAGAGTTAGCACAAAATGAAGAAAAAATCGTTGCTGAATTAGTAGCAGGACATGGTAAACCTTCAGATATTGGTGGATACTATTTACCAAATGATGAAAAAGCAAGCCTTGCTATGAGACCATCAACTACATTTAACAACATTATAGACGCAATCTAATCTATAATCTAACTATCTAAAAAACAAGAAGGGAAAGAGCTGTTGCTTTTTCCCTTTTTTTATTTAAATTACTACAAGAACTAAAGTGATATAATCAATACAATTACAAATTTATAATAGGAGTAATACAATGGATATTAATAAACATGGAATAGATATTGGGCTTCAAAAAGTAAATAATAGTTTCTTTCTTACAATGAAAATAAAAGGGAAATTAACCCATGAAGATTATGAGACGATACTTCCTATGATAGATAATGCTTTAGAGAGAATTACAGAGCCTAAAATTAAAGCTTTGGTTGATTGTAGTAAGTTCGAAGGCTGGGAACTTCAAGCAGCTTGGGATGATTTTAAACTTGGTTTAGAACATGGAAATGAGTTTGAAAAAATTGCAATTATTACAAATAAGAAATGGTTAGAGATTAGTTCTAGTATAGTTTCATGGTTTATTCAAGGAGAAATAAAAAACTTTGAAAATGAGCAAGAAGCCTTTAATTGGCTATCAATATAAAAAAGGGAATAAATCCCTCTTTTTATTTAAGATACTCTGATAATGGAGCTAATGAAGCTTTTTTCTCTTCTTCATTCATACTACCATCTAAAGCACCCTCTTTTACACTTCCTTTAGCAATTTTTGAAATATTTCCATTTTCATCAACTAAATAAGCGATATAAGATGTTTTTGCATTATCTGTAACACCTAATGCTTTTACTGTATCACCCTCAAAATCATAAATCATAGGAATATTACTTCCTTTATTTAACTCTTCTAATTTTGAAGGAATAAACATTTTTTTAACAAACCAAGGAGCAGCAGAAATATTTGCTACCATTACATAAGGAATTTTTAAATCATAAAATTTTGGTAAATCTTTTACAACTGATAAAGAGTCATGATTCCCTACAATTACTAAAGTTTTACTACCTGATTTAAAAAGAGAATCTCTTGAAACTTTATCATCTTTACCAACAAGTTCAAATGATGAAGGTAGAGTTGACAATTTGATTGCTGAACTATTAACATTATTTGTTTTTATATTTTCTGGCTCTTTTGCTGTTGCAAATACTAATATTCCAAAACCAATAACACCTAAAACAACTAACTTAAGTACATTTTTTAACATTACCTATCCTATTTTTTTCTTTTGATTGTATCTTATTTATATTAACAGTTATTTAATTTATATTTTTTAACCCAACGCTTAAATAATCTATTAGGTAATACCTCATTTAAAATTGGTTCATCATCTACAATGTTGTCAACTAGCATATTTGCTAAATATGAAGATAATACAAAACCTCTTCCTCCAACACCGTTTAATACATATAAATTATCATAGAAACTTAATTTATCATCATTTACAAAACTTCCATTTATTAAATGTGGATGCTCTTTTATACTTTTTTTAGAATCCACAAGCTTTCCAACGATTGGTAAATAATCAGTACTACAAGCTCTTGCACCAACTTTTATATCTAATATATTTGCATCTTCTATTTTTATAATATCATTTGCTAAATTCAATAAATGCTTAGCATCTTCTTCAATTATATCTTTAGTGTAAAACTCTTCTGTATTATCAATATCTTCTATCTTTTTATTTTCAAATCTATGATGTGTTGCACCAATAGATATAATATTTTTACCATTTTTATTATCTAATACAGTTGATACAGAACACTGCTTATGATAATTCATATTTGTAGTTGTTGATGTTTCAACATCCATCTTTTGTCCCCAAACAGGTCTTATTGTAAAATATTTTTCATCAATTAATTTTGTATTTATTCCAGTAGTTAAAATTAGATTTTTTGTTTTTATTTCATCATTTATAAGCCAGTATCCATCTTCTAATTTTTCAATATTTGTAACTTTATAATTAAATTGTTTTTCAACATCTTTTGTCAAAAGTGATGTAATTGTTTTTGGATTAATAACAGAGCCTATTTTAAAGAAAAAACCATCTTCAAGCTTCTCATATTCAAAATCCATAAAAGTCTTGTATGTTTGAAACTTATCTCTATCTTCACTATCTTTTGGTATTCTACAAACACCACAACTATTCAAAACATCATCACCAAAAGTTTTATAAAAATTTATAGAAAAACCCAAAGCATTTGTAACTATATTTTTAAAACTATTTGGCTTACCTAATAATGGAGATAAAAAAGCTCCAGCAGCTCCACTTGCACCCATTGCTAAATCACTATTTTTATCTATAAGCAATACACTTTTATTTTTTTTACTTAAAAAATAGCTAACACAACACCCTGCAATTCCTGCGCCTATAACTACATTTTCAAACTCTTTAATCATTACTTTTACCTTCTAATAATTGAAAATAAGGTCGCCAATAACCTCTTCCACCTTTTAAGCTTATGCATCTATACTCAGGAAATTTACTCTTATAAAAATTCAATCTCTCTTTTGTTGTTTTTCCAGTATCACAATAAAAGACAAAAACAGAACCTTTTGGAAATTTTTTCAGTTCAAAAGGATTATAAGTAATTGTTTCTATATTATCAAGTGGTTTTAAAATTGTGTCAACAATTACTACTTTTATATTTTTCTTTTCTAACTCTTTTTTATTTCTAAATAACTCTTCTTGAGTCCATTCATCTGATTCAAACATATTTATACCTATTAATATTTATATTATTATATATTATTAATAGCAAAAATTTGACAAAATAAGGCTTAATAATTGACAAATATTCACTATAAGTTAATATAAATTCTATTTTTCATCATATGTGAGTCATTATTGCTAAAGTAAATAATATAGTTGATTGACTTTGACTCAACTTTTTTGATATAATATATATAAATACAAACAATTATATTTAACGGAGTAAAGAGAAGATGGCAAAAAGTTTATACGAAACATTAGAAGTTAGCGAGCACGCAACTAAAGATGAAATAAAAAAAGCATATAGAAAATTAGCTAGAAAATACCACCCTGATGTAAACAAAGACCCAAAAGCTGAAGATAAATTTAAAGAGATAAATGCAGCTTATGAGGTTTTAAGTGATCCAGAAAAAAAACAACAGTATGACCAATTTGGTGATTCTATGTTTGGTGGTCAAAATTTCCATGATTTTGCAAGAGGTCAAGCAGGTTCAGGAATTGACTTAGATGAAATTTTAAGACAAATGTTTGGTCAACAAGGTGGATTTGGAGGCGGTGGTTTCTCTAGTGCCTTTGGACAAGGTGGATTTGGAAATAGTGGTTTTGGTGGATATCAAGAGCCAGATTTAGATGTAAATGCACAAATTACAATTGCATTTGATGTATCTATTCTTGGAGGTAAACAACATATATCTTTAAATAATGAATCATTTGATATCAAAATACCAGAAGGTATAAAAGATGGTCAAAAAATTAGAGCTAAAGGAAAAGGTAAATCTATGGGCTCTAAAAGAGGTGATTTAATTATTAAAGTAAATGTTTCTGCAAGTCCAGAATACCAAAGAGATGAAGATACTCTAATAAAAACATTTGATATTCCTTTGAAAACAGCACTATTTGGTGGAAAAGTAGAAATAAAAACTATCCATAAAACAATTACTTTAAAAGTTCCAGAAAACACAAAAGAAAATCAAAAATTTAGAGTAAAAGAACTTGGTGTTTATAACAGAAAAACTGGTCAAAGAGGTGATTTACATCTTAAAGCAAATATAAAACTTCCAAAAATAGAAGAACTAGATGAAGATTTAGTTCAAATGTTAAAAGAGAAGTTACCACAGGAGTAAAATATGAAAAACAATGCATACAATGAGCCTGTATATCTAATATCAGCTGTTGCACAAATTCTTAATATTCATCCTCAAACTTTAAGACAATACGAAAGAGAAGGCTTAATTAAGCCTTCTAGAACAAATGGAAAAATAAGACTATATTCTCAAAAAGATATTGACCATATAAAATATGTATTAACACTTACAAGAGAATTGGGAATTAATTTAGCTGGTGTTGATTTAATATTAAGACTAAACGAAAAAATAGAAAAATTAGAAAACGAAGTAACAAAATACAAAAATAAGATGAAAGAAGTGAATAAATTTGGAATTGTTCCAAATTCAAAAGCTTTAGTAATTAAAAAAAGTTCTTATGATGTTGTTATATTTGAAGAGTAATTTACTCTTCATCTATATTTGATACTGAACTACGTACTCTCTCATTAATGGTGGAATATCTAAATAGTTCTCATCATTTGCTGAAACTTTAACATTATTGTCTTTGCTATCATTTTCATCTAAATCATCTGTAAACTCATTTTTAGACTCAAATCCAGTTGCAACAATAGTAATTTTAACTTCATCTTTTTCAAGTGTACTGTCTGAAGTTGTACCGAAAATTATTTCGGCATTTAAATCAATATTATCATGAATTGATGCCATAACATTATTAATAGCAAATAAAGATACTTGTGGGTGAATATTAAAGTGAATTAATATACCTTTTGCACCACTTAATGATACTTTATCTAATAATGGAGACTCAATTGCATCTTCTAGTGCATGAAGTGCTGCATCTTCACCTTTTGCTCTTCCTATACCCATAAGAGCCATACCTTTATGTTGCATGATTGTTTTAACATCTGCAAAGTCAGTATTAATATCAGAATTACCTGGGTTTAAAATAACCTCACTCATTCCATTTACAGCTTGGTATAAAATATTATCAATTATTTTGAAGGCATCTTTCATTCCTACATTTTCATCAATAATATCTAATAATCTATCATTTGGAACAACAATTATAGAATCACTTACTTTTTTTAGTTCTTCTAGTCCTAAATTTGCTAATCCTGCTCTTTTTTTACCTTCCCATGTAAAAGGTTTAGTTACAACAGAAACAGTCAAAGAACCTACTTCTTTTGCAGCTTTAGCTATTATTGCAGCAGCTCCAGTTCCTGTACCACCACCAAGTCCAGCAGCAACAAATACAATATCTGCTCCACTTAGTGCATTTTTAATATCTTCATAACTCTCAACAGCTGAATCTCTACCAATTTCTGGTTTCATTCCAGCACCAAGACCTTTTGTAAGTTTAACACCTAATTGTATTTTCTTTGGCGCTTTTGAAATATTAAGAACTTGCAAATCTGTATTTGCAGCAATAAGATCAATCTTATGCGTTCCTTCTTGGATCATGTGGTTTACCATATTACAACCACCTCCTCCAACACCAATTACTGAAATTTTAGCTATATTTTCCCCGATTGTTTGATTAGGCATTTCCACTGTAATATCATCCACATTAAATAAATTATCCATTAGAACCACTCCGAAACTTTGCTCCAGAATCTAGACATTCCTCTACCCTTATCTTTTTTTGAAAGAGTTGGTAATCGAGTAGTGTCTTCTTTTTCTAAAGGCTCTTTTGTATTAGCATTTTCGCTTACTTTCTCTTCTTTTACCACTGTTTGTTTAGTTGTTTGAGAAACTGGTATCTCTTCTTTTTTTACTGCCTTTTTCATTAAATTTTTATTTGAATCTAACTCAAATGTTCTGTTTTCATATAAAGAATAAAACAGTAAACCTACAATAGTTGACATAGTAGGGTCATCAAAATTCATATATCCATTTTTTATATTTATTGGATTTGATATTTTTACAGGTATATTTTCAAAAACTTTCATTGCAAGTTCTTTTATTCCAGATAGTTGACTCATCCCACCTGTAATTACGATTCCTGCTCCAATATTTTCTTGAATACCACTATTTTTTAGTTTATTTTTTATTAGAACTAAAATCTCTTCAACTCTTGCATGAATTATAGTTTGTATATGGTCAAGTGAAACTTCTGTTGTACTTTGCTCATCACCAATTCTTGGTATTTTAACTTTTTTAATACTTAGCTCTTCACTATCACTTAAATTTAATAAATTACCATATTTTATTTTTAGTGTTTCTGCTGCATTTGGAGGAGTATGTAACATTACAGATAAATCATTTGTTATGTGATTTGAACCAACAGGAATAAATCCATTATAAACAACAGCACTTCCCTTATAAGAGACAAACTCTGTTGTAGTACCACCGATATTTATTACAGTTGCACCAAATTTATTTTGTTGTTCATCAAGTAAAGAAATAGCACTTGCATATCCATCTAAAACAAAATTACTAAGTTCTATTCCTGCTGCTTTTAAAGCAGATTTTACATTTGTTAAGGCAGTTCTTTTTGCAGTTACAATATATACTGAAACCTCAAGTCTTGAACCATTCATATTTAAAGGATTTTCTACATCTTTAGAATCATCCACTTTAAAAAATATTGGTAATACATGTACAACTTCATACTCTGGAATAATTGTTGCATTGTACAATGCCATTTGCATTACTTGATTTATTTCAGTTTCTGTAATAATTCCATTTGGAACATTTACAGAACCTAAACTTCTTAAGCCTTTTGTATAAGCACCTGAAATAGATATAACAGAAGAATCAATTACTTCAGAAGTACTTCCTCTTGCTATATTAACTGCTTTTTTTATAGCTTTTGAAGCCACTTCGATATTTGTAATTGACCCTTTGTTAATACCTTCACTTCTACTTGTTCCTGTACCTAGAATGTTGATTTTCCCATCAGGATTGTTTTTAGCAATAACAGCAGTAATACTTGTAGAACCAACATCTATGGCTAAAAGAGTCTTATTACTCAATTATTATTCCTTTTTATCTAATGAAGACTGAATTTTATATCGATTTTCTAGTCTTTTTATTAAGTTATTCATTAATTCAGAATTTTGTAAATCTGAAATTGTTTTTTCTACAACTTCATCTTTTTTCTCATCATAGTCTGCAAATTTTGAATCATTGATTTTATAAAGTACAACTTTAGAACCTAAGTCTATTTCACCTTTTTTAGTCTCTTGAGTAAATAATTTATTTACAAATTGAGAAGATTCCATTGCATTTAATCCATCTATATTAGTTGGTGAATTTTTAGCAACCCAACCAATATTCTTACCATTAAAGTTAGCTAACTCTTTCTTAGATAGTGCTTTTAATTTTGAACTTTTTTCATTATTTATATAATCTTGTGTTGCTTGTGCTTTTGCTTTATCAAAAGTTAACACTTTTGGAGTGTTTATTTTATTTAGTTTAACTATAACATATTTATCATCAAATAAGAATGGTTTTTTTAAACTTCCTACTTTTGATTTTATAATTAAAGAGTTATTTTCACCATAAGGTAACTCTTTTTCAGATGCAACTAAATTTTGTGTGAATTTTTTCTCACCTTTTTTATATTGAATATACTCTTTTAAAGCGAATTTTTTTGTACCTTTAACATCTAATGCTTCTATAACATCAGCTTTTGCTTCTTCATAACTTTTAATTTTATCATTTTCTTTTCTAAAATCAGTTTTGAAGTTTTCATAATATTTTTTTAACTCTTCTTCTGAATAGTTACCTTTTTGTAATTCAACAAAAGCATAACTAACATCATAAGTTGTATCAGATAAGTAATTTACTTTATTTTTTTCCCAAAAGCTTTTAACTGCAGCTTCATCTAATTTTACAGTAATATTATCCATACTTAAAACTTTGATATCAACATTGTCTTTTAGGAATAGTAATTGATTAAGTGCTTGAATCTCTGTTTTTGAAGGAGTAATTTTAAAAAGTTTTTCAATTTTTTCTAAAAGAATATTTCTTTTTAGTGAATCTTCAAACTCTTTAATTGTAGTACCGTTTCTTGATAAAACTTTTTCATAAGTCTCTTTATCAAATTTTCCATCTTTTATAAATGCTTTATATTTTACTAATTGTTTAGCAATATCTTCATTTGTTACAGTTAATCCTAACTCATCTCCATAAGATAAAATTAGATTTTTTTCAATTGCCATTTTATAAGCTAAATCTTTTAAATTTAACTTTTCTGCCATCTCTTTATTAAACTGTGCACCAAAAATTCTTGCATATTGTTCATATAAAGATGAATACTCTCTTTGAAACTCACTAACAGAGATTTCTCTATCTCCAACTACTGCAACAGTTCCACCTTTTTTACCGAAATTATAACTTCCCCAACCTACAAATCCAGCACCAACAAATGCTATGGTACTTATCCAAATAGTAATAACAAGCCACTTCTTATGTCTCTGCATCCAAGTTAACATATAATATATTCCTCAAAATTTTTTACAAATATATTACAAAAAAGTTGCTTTTAGTTATGTTAAATTACAGTTTGCATCAAATCATTTATAACAGATTCTCTTTTTGTAGTTTCTATTCTTTTACAAGCACTTTTAAAAGCATCATCTTCACCCACAATATAGCACATCTTTTTTGCCCTTGTAATTGCGGTATATAGTAGTTTTGTATTATGCATAATGTAGTGAGAGAAACTAATAGGAATTAAAGCATTATCATACTCCATACCTTGTGTTTTATGAATAGTTAAACAATAAGCAAGTGATAATAAAGAGTTTAAATCATCAAAATCATAAAAAACTACCATATCATCATTTGGATATAAAACAATACATTTTCTATCATCAAAATCTAATTTGATTATTAAACCTAGTTGCCCATTAAAAACTCGTCTTTCCATAAAATCTTGAGAGTTTGCTTTGTACATTTGCATAGTTTGGCATTTCATATTTTCATTTTTTATATGAATTACCTTATCACTTAATTTATACTCATAAAGTTTAGTCTTGTATGATTGCTCTCTTGAACTATTAAATAACCTTTGAAGTTGCATATTTAAGTTTTCTACACCTAAAATACCATTTTTCATAGGTGTAATAACTTGAAATAAAATCAATGCATTTGAGATGTTTTTTTCTTTTATTAGTTTATAAAATTCTGCTATATAACTAGCAGAAATATTTAAAATATTAGTCAAAATCATATCTGAATTTTGAAGTCTTAATGATGAAAAATCATTTGATGAGACAGAGTTTTTTACAGCATAATAGTTATCAATTGACACATCAATAAATTTAAAATCTTCATAATTTTCTTTATATTCAGGAACTTGTCCTTGTCTTATATCATTTGCAATTACTGCAATTGCTTGATTTTCATTTTGTCTATAAATTTTAGTAAGTTTACAAATTGGTGCTAACTCATATTTTATAGCATCTGATAGAATATTTCCTGCACCAATTGCTGGTAACTGACCATCATCTCCTACAATAATAAAAACAGTATCATCACTAATTTTATTTATAATTTGATAAAAAGTTACAGAGTTTACCATCGAAGCTTCATCTAATAAAATCACTTTATAAGGGAAAAAATCTTTCTCTTTATGTTTTACTAAAAGTGATTGTATCGTTGAACTTGAATAACCTGTTGTATCAGATATTCTTTGACTTGCAATACCACTTAATGCAATAGTAATAATATCATCATATCCAACAATCTCTTCTAGTAACTCTAATATTGCCCTACTTGATGTTGATTTACCAGTTCCTGCATAACCTATCAAAAATAGTGTATTTCTTCCTTCATTTATTAGTTCAACTGCTTTTTTCTGTTCATCACTTAAATCAAAACCTAAAGTCTTTTGTTTTTTTTCTAAATATTCATCAATATTTGAAACAATATTTTTTAAATATCTTTCATCTTTTCTTCTTCTAAAAAACTCTAAGATATTTTTTTCAGCATTATAAAGCATTGAAATAGCAACTCTATTCTCTTTTGTAGTAAATAAATCTTCATCAGCTAACATCTGCACAATACAGTTTTCATAAAGCATATCTTCTTGATTAAATCTAAGAGATTCATCTAAAAGCCTATATAAATGATACTTATCAATAGAAGAGTTTCCATTGTTATCACAAAACTCTTTTAAAGTATAATTTAAACAAGCCATTATTCTAAATTCTGATTTTTCATCAATACCTAATGATTTTGCTATTTCATCAGCTTTTTTAAATCCTATTCCTTTTATATTTATTAGAATATATGGATTTTGTTTTATCTTTTCAATTAAGTCTTCAACTTCACCAAAATTAGAGTATATTTTAGTTATTAAATTTGAGCTTACTCCATATTTTGATAAAAAGCTTCCAAGTTCTCTTAAGTGTTGAAATTTTTGCCATGAAGCTACTATTTTATTTAGTTTTTTTTCTTTAATTCCTTTAAAATTAAGTAACTCTTCTGGCTTTTCATTTAAGATTTTTATTAACTCTTCTTCACTATATTTTTCAAGTAAATCTTTTGCGAACTTTTGCCCTATTCCTTTTACTATTTTTGTCAAGAAAAAGTATAATTCAGCCTCTTTTATTTCTAAAGTATCAAAAACAAACTGTATTCCATACTTTTTATGAGTCACCCAATTTCCAGTTAAAACAATCTCTTCACCTACTATTTTATCAATATCTGTATCAAAATAGACTCCACAAATTCTTTGATTGTTTTCTAAAACAGCAGAAATAAACTTGGTCTCTTCATTTTTATAAAAAACTCTTTTTATGACTCCTGATAATTTAAATTGTTTTTCCTCTTCCATTAGTATCCATCATTAAATTTTGATTTTTTATGTTTCTCTTTTTTATAAGTTTTTTTATTTTTTTCTTTTTGAAGAAGATTTGCATCTTTTAATAAAACAGCTCTTTCATCTTCAAAATCATCTGAAGGATTATTTATATATTGCATTGTTTTATTAATAAAGTCTTTTAAGTTTA harbors:
- a CDS encoding NADP-dependent isocitrate dehydrogenase, which codes for MTKQTSQIIYTKVDEAPALATYSFLPIIRAFTKSSNIEMVSKDISLAGRIIANFPDNLTDDQKMTDYLAELGELTQDPNANIIKLPNISASIPQLKAAIKELQENGYNVPNYDESEEITARYAKILGSAVNPVLREGNSDRRAPSAVKNYAKNNPHRMGEWKKDSKTKVAHMNDGDFYGSEVSTTLEKEDNFKITFVGNNGEEKVLKDSLKLEAKEVVDATKMSASALQDFYAKTIEEAKKSDTLLSLHLKATMMKVSDPIMFGFAVKVFFKDLIEKHSALFDELGVNFNNGLGDLYSKLDQVDAAKKAEIEADIAEIYKKQPRLAMVNSDKGITNLHVPSDVIIDASMPAMIKGGGKMWNADNKEEDTIAMIPDRCYATTYQAVIEDCKENGALDPRTMGTVPNVGLMAKKAEEYGSHDKTFQASGDGKIVVTNQAGETVFSLDVDKGDIFRMCQAKDAPIKDWVKLAVTRARLSDTPAIFWLDENRAHDAELIKKVNLYLKDHDLTGLDISIMNPLDATKKSLERMRKGLDTISVTGNVLRDYNTDLFPILELGTSAKMLSIVPLMQGGGLFETGAGGSAPKHVQQFLEESYLRWDSLGEFMALSASFEHLANTQNNEKARVLSTTLDKATGTFLENDKSPARKLGSIDNRGSHFYLTLYWAQELAAQNDDAELKAEFEKVAEELAQNEEKIVAELVAGHGKPSDIGGYYLPNDEKASLAMRPSTTFNNIIDAI
- a CDS encoding STAS/SEC14 domain-containing protein; amino-acid sequence: MDINKHGIDIGLQKVNNSFFLTMKIKGKLTHEDYETILPMIDNALERITEPKIKALVDCSKFEGWELQAAWDDFKLGLEHGNEFEKIAIITNKKWLEISSSIVSWFIQGEIKNFENEQEAFNWLSI
- a CDS encoding FAD-dependent oxidoreductase — protein: MIKEFENVVIGAGIAGCCVSYFLSKKNKSVLLIDKNSDLAMGASGAAGAFLSPLLGKPNSFKNIVTNALGFSINFYKTFGDDVLNSCGVCRIPKDSEDRDKFQTYKTFMDFEYEKLEDGFFFKIGSVINPKTITSLLTKDVEKQFNYKVTNIEKLEDGYWLINDEIKTKNLILTTGINTKLIDEKYFTIRPVWGQKMDVETSTTTNMNYHKQCSVSTVLDNKNGKNIISIGATHHRFENKKIEDIDNTEEFYTKDIIEEDAKHLLNLANDIIKIEDANILDIKVGARACSTDYLPIVGKLVDSKKSIKEHPHLINGSFVNDDKLSFYDNLYVLNGVGGRGFVLSSYLANMLVDNIVDDEPILNEVLPNRLFKRWVKKYKLNNC
- a CDS encoding DnaJ C-terminal domain-containing protein, producing MAKSLYETLEVSEHATKDEIKKAYRKLARKYHPDVNKDPKAEDKFKEINAAYEVLSDPEKKQQYDQFGDSMFGGQNFHDFARGQAGSGIDLDEILRQMFGQQGGFGGGGFSSAFGQGGFGNSGFGGYQEPDLDVNAQITIAFDVSILGGKQHISLNNESFDIKIPEGIKDGQKIRAKGKGKSMGSKRGDLIIKVNVSASPEYQRDEDTLIKTFDIPLKTALFGGKVEIKTIHKTITLKVPENTKENQKFRVKELGVYNRKTGQRGDLHLKANIKLPKIEELDEDLVQMLKEKLPQE
- a CDS encoding heat shock protein transcriptional repressor HspR, whose product is MKNNAYNEPVYLISAVAQILNIHPQTLRQYEREGLIKPSRTNGKIRLYSQKDIDHIKYVLTLTRELGINLAGVDLILRLNEKIEKLENEVTKYKNKMKEVNKFGIVPNSKALVIKKSSYDVVIFEE
- the ftsZ gene encoding cell division protein FtsZ, whose protein sequence is MDNLFNVDDITVEMPNQTIGENIAKISVIGVGGGGCNMVNHMIQEGTHKIDLIAANTDLQVLNISKAPKKIQLGVKLTKGLGAGMKPEIGRDSAVESYEDIKNALSGADIVFVAAGLGGGTGTGAAAIIAKAAKEVGSLTVSVVTKPFTWEGKKRAGLANLGLEELKKVSDSIIVVPNDRLLDIIDENVGMKDAFKIIDNILYQAVNGMSEVILNPGNSDINTDFADVKTIMQHKGMALMGIGRAKGEDAALHALEDAIESPLLDKVSLSGAKGILIHFNIHPQVSLFAINNVMASIHDNIDLNAEIIFGTTSDSTLEKDEVKITIVATGFESKNEFTDDLDENDSKDNNVKVSANDENYLDIPPLMREYVVQYQI
- the ftsA gene encoding cell division protein FtsA, encoding MSNKTLLAIDVGSTSITAVIAKNNPDGKINILGTGTSRSEGINKGSITNIEVASKAIKKAVNIARGSTSEVIDSSVISISGAYTKGLRSLGSVNVPNGIITETEINQVMQMALYNATIIPEYEVVHVLPIFFKVDDSKDVENPLNMNGSRLEVSVYIVTAKRTALTNVKSALKAAGIELSNFVLDGYASAISLLDEQQNKFGATVINIGGTTTEFVSYKGSAVVYNGFIPVGSNHITNDLSVMLHTPPNAAETLKIKYGNLLNLSDSEELSIKKVKIPRIGDEQSTTEVSLDHIQTIIHARVEEILVLIKNKLKNSGIQENIGAGIVITGGMSQLSGIKELAMKVFENIPVKISNPINIKNGYMNFDDPTMSTIVGLLFYSLYENRTFELDSNKNLMKKAVKKEEIPVSQTTKQTVVKEEKVSENANTKEPLEKEDTTRLPTLSKKDKGRGMSRFWSKVSEWF